The genomic interval tgcggggggtacattcatcacctttagtgatagctctagttacttaAGTCtgtagattgaaacttcacaacaTCTTTGGGGTCAGTACGTAAAAACACTGGACCAATGCTAACTcttgacttttattttttatccGAGTTTTGTTCCTTTGTGTAGTTAGTTCAATATGAAGTTTTTTTATGCAACTATTTTACTTATGGAAAATTGAAGCCTGGAATTATTGTCAGTGGTTAATTCTCTCAACAATATATAATAGTAAAACTAATAACACTTTAAATTAGAATAAGTATGTGTCTTTATACTGGTTTCATAAACACTAATGAATGCGTAAGTGTTCGGAATTTTCCTTCCATGTTGGTGAACCTGGTCTGGGATTCACGAATTATTCCAAGACTTGAAGTTCAAAAATGTTCTTGACATTGACCAATGAACAAATTTTAGTTTATTGTTGACAACTACACCAgttgcttttagctcacctgagccaaaggctcaaggtgagcttttgtgactgcttgtTGTCCATTGTCAGTCGTCCgtcagtcaacaatttctaaaaaaatcttcttctccaaagccactgggcagatttacttcaaacttcacaggaatgttccttgggtgaagctctaccaaactttttcaaagaattgaattccatgcagaactcttgttgccatggcatcCAAATGGAAAAACCACAAGGCCTACAGTCTTGATATATGGTACATGTATGTAGCTtcatgtagtggtcctctaccaaaattgttcaaattattcccctggggtcaaaaatggccccgccctggggtcactatTTTTACATTGACTTGTTTAGGGAAGTCATCAAAACTCTTCTCCTCCAAGACCAAATTAACGAGAAGCTTGATTGGTTTGTtgcatcatctaatagtcctctgtAAAAATTGTTCAGATGTGAAATTTGGTCCCCGCCCAGGTTTTCCAAAATGTTACATTGACTTACATACCAGGGGAAAGCTTTAATTTGAGGCACatcctttaaatttggaccatgtctaaagttttgtatagtgaaatgaactttgacctttaccatgacctactaacctacttttcttttttttaagttacagccttcaaatttggaccacatttacatttttgcatatttaaatgaactttgaccttttttTCTTTACCATGACCCAATGACCTACTTTTCTTTTTTTGAgctatacagccttcaaatttggaccacatgtacacCTTTGCAGACTGAATTGAACTTTGACATTTGTTGACCTTAAATCTTGAACTTGAATAACCTACATTTCCACCCCCCTCCAGTCACAAATTCATCAAACGGGCCCATTGTGTTCTTTCGAACACAGAGCCacgagacaggtgagcgatttaggaccatcatggcctcttgttagctcatctgagcatcTGCACCCTCAATGTAAATACCCTTATTTTTCCAtctatatttatcaacatgtgaggTACCAGCTTCAGAAGAGCCAGTAACTCTGAGATTGTAAACTTCAGtctatttcttttatattcaGCAATCAGCCTACCAACAGACCATGCCCTGTTTGTGGAGTCTGTTTCCCAAAAGAATTGCTAGAGTTGCATGCATCATCATGTGGCGAGGACAGGTCAGCACAAGTGGACAAGGACTCTTTTGTAAGGTATGTTTTCAGCTCACGTGAGCAGAAATCTTCAGAAATCTTCTCTGAAACAACACACAGACTAATTCTTTGATATTTGactgaattatctccctttttgtactaagaaaaccATGGtttaccttggttaaagttttacaagcaACTTTATAACTTGATTGACTACCAGAGTTTTAATATGGACAACTCTATTGGAAAAATCAAGTCTTTTTGTCTGTACCTTCATGGCCGTGGGTTTTGATaattggtttgtagcattgccttgaggacctctaccaagactgttcaaattatgccccttggttgaGAAGATAGTCCAGCCGGGATCACTTGTTGCAAGAAGCCCACATAACTAGGCATTGTTATGGACCCTCATAGGTTAGGTCTGAAAAAGAGATGACCTTGATTTAAAGATTATTTAAAGTGTACACGTAACTTGTGTTACTGACCGTGTCATTCAGAGCTTTGagactcaggtgagctatacagggtcatcatggccctgtTGTTTAACTGTTATCGTAAGATCATTGTCATAGAAGAGATATTAAACTTAGAATCATACAGgatggaaatattttgattttatgttttctGTTGAATTACAGTTAAATTCTTATTTTGTAAGACACAATATTGaaacaacaaataacaaaaatatctgattaaaaaatagtgataaaaatattaaaaagaaaaactgaaagtCATTCTAACAGTAatcctttctttttttaaagaactttGGAGGAAGAACTCGAGTGTATCAATTTGAAACTAGCAAAATGTCCAGACAATTGAAATGTTCGAATTATAAGGCGTCTGTTCCTGCAGACAGCATTAGAAGAACTCTTTGAAGCCACAGACGACGATTGGGGAAAACCACTCAAAGTGACTTTCGTTGGAGAAGAGGGAGTTGATGCTGGGGGACTAAGCAGAGAATTTTTCACAATTCTCTTCAATAAAACCAAAACGTTTAATAGGGGCACATTTCATCTTGATGCTGAACTTTTGTCAAATAAAGAATATCTTATTATGGGGAGGGCAACAGCAGTTGCCCTTATTAATGGGCACCCAGGACCCAGGTGCTTTAACCGACTAATAGCTGAATACATCACAAGTGGGGAGGAACCTGACTTTGAAAATCTGTCCGATGAATGCATCCAGAGGTCTGATGTTGAAACAGCAGTACGTGAAGTAAGTTTATTTCTGTCAACTTCTACCAGACAAGACTTAATTATTTTCAGGTCAAAATGCCAGAAATCGAGGACATATAACAGggaatcatgaaataaaatatacaatataatacaCATATAGCTGATAAAAGCAAATGCTTTAAACTGCAGTCATGAAAATTTCATTCAAGGTACTTCATGACAATCTCTACAAGACCTTTCATATTCAGGACAATTGTTCATATGTCAAGGTCAGACATGTGAACACCTAATTTAACCACAATCATCAAATGGTGTGATGTGTACTTTTGAACTCGTAAAAGAACACAGAAGAAAACATCCATTTAATACATACAATATTCTTCCTtgttattacattattttcatgataaattgaaaacacaataataagataagtCTTTCAGTCATTAAAATTACTAACAGATGGATACTCGTACAAATACAGACTTGCCAGTTAAATCGGTTATATGTATTTGAAAAGTTTCTGAATAGCTCTGTATAGTTTTTTTCAGTTAGAAAATGCTAATGCAGGGGAACTTAGTACATCAGTAGATCAGTATTCTGATCTACTACGATCTACTGGATTTTGTAAGGTGTTGTCAGAATCTACCAGAAAAGAGGCTATCACTGCCTTGAAGACACATTATTCCTTTTTACCAAATGATGGGGCCCTTGTTGCAGTATATGGAGGGTAAGTCTTCATTTAGTTCATCCTGCTTATATGCTCACTGAAGGTgaagcatatagttgccgcttcgtccgtccgtcccgcAAATTCTTGTCCGCtctatttctcagcaactacTGGTTGGAATTTAACAAAACTTTATGGGAAGCTTCGTTaccaagaggagatgcgcatattatcagCATGTTCCGGTATGATGATTTTTCACAGATTATGGCCCTTTCATTTCTTCCCCTTAAtagtatatacatacatatagtGCTATTCTTGTCTGCGCTATTTGTCAGCAACTATTGGCTTGAATTCAACAAAACTTTATGGGAAGCTTCATTACcaagaggagatgtgcatattatcAGCATGTTCCGGTTTGATGATTTTTCACATATTTATGGCCCTTTGaatttttcagctatatttcaatttataaaagttatcaacatgtataatttcaaaacaacacaacaacaatTCCCCAACATCCCGACTCCTTGACCCACCCCCAGGTGCAACCCGAATCCCCCCTAACTGACATTCCCCCCCCCCATGGGGTAACAACCCCTGCTCCCATCTTTTTCCCATTTCATAGCTAAATTCCAATATGAACaagtgaaatttcaaaacaacactACTCCCCCCCCCGGACATCCCCAACATCCCGACTCCCTGACCCCTCCCCCACACAACGGTATGCTTCTTGGAGCATCCATCGGTTTAACAGATTCTTTGTTTTTCTACTTTTGATCTCAACCCGACTTTGCAAGTCTGTGTTATCTAATGTAAGACACCTTGTTCACATTTCTCAACAAGCAGAATTGTCTCTATTATTCAGCACAAGTGAGAGAAACCTCATACATGCATTCCCCTTGTTACCAAGTGAATGTGTATTTTCAATAACCTGTGTTTTTCACCTAGATTTTTTACTGACAAAAGTTGTTTTATGGACAAGTACTGAGAAGAGTCGACCCTATTGACAGCTCTTGTCAATGGtatatttcaattttgtcaactttttttttttttttttttaatttcagcaacCAAAGGTTGCTCATTTATTATCCCCGTCATTGTGGAGAGTGGGGTCGGAGAGCCATCCACCACTTCCCCTTACAGAATCATGTATAGCAACTactcatataatttttttttaactaataaaaatatatactggTAGTTAAACTTCGTTTAAAAATGgggttttcgttttttttttttccatttacaaGGGTGTTTGTGCTATTTTTAGCCAAGCAAACCCCCTATTTTGGTATAGCGTTTTAAACTCTTTGTTCAAATGTTTGATATGAACACTGGTTGAAATGCATTTATATATAGTAAAAACTTTATAGTATGTTT from Mercenaria mercenaria strain notata chromosome 2, MADL_Memer_1, whole genome shotgun sequence carries:
- the LOC123562510 gene encoding uncharacterized protein LOC123562510 isoform X1, whose amino-acid sequence is MGRATAVALINGHPGPRCFNRLIAEYITSGEEPDFENLSDECIQRSDVETAVRELENANAGELSTSVDQYSDLLRSTGFCKVLSESTRKEAITALKTHYSFLPNDGALVAVYGGIEAARSGFWGDPTTPSEEA
- the LOC123562510 gene encoding uncharacterized protein LOC123562510 isoform X2, whose amino-acid sequence is MGRATAVALINGHPGPRCFNRLIAEYITSGEEPDFENLSDECIQRSDVETALENANAGELSTSVDQYSDLLRSTGFCKVLSESTRKEAITALKTHYSFLPNDGALVAVYGGIEAARSGFWGDPTTPSEEA